AGTTCATATTCGTTaagatgatattttattttttataataatatgtgcaAGTGTGGGTGCATGAtggttctttttttttctttgaatccTTTCATTAGTTTAGAAAGGCTTATAGGGGGCAAAAAATGCTTATTAATTTGTTGCAGACAGACATGCATCGGTATAAACGAATAAAGGGTGGAAAAAAGAAAATCAGCATTATAAACCAGTACAATTAGTAAAAAGtatcaaaactaaacaaaaaacctatGATATTAGCAAAAAACAAGCGAAAATACCTTAACTGCATGTTGAAATGCATTTTTGGGACCAGTTATGGTTTTGAGGCCGTGACAGGTAGGTGACCACTCAGCATCATGCTGTACGATTTTAACCGGATTTTGATGGAGCTTTTTATTGAAtgactgatttttttataaaataaaaaaaaaacgattaagaTAGCCTATTGCATGTACTAAAGTAAGCCTTACTCGATGATATCAAAGCATATGACTGAAACAGTATTTtggaaaacaaaacaattatattatattaattaaaatgaaataaatcatttcaagtAACTAACAAGTATGcagtaaattataaagtataaagaaCCGAGGGGCGCCGGAAATGACACCTACCTTGATATAAATGCGTGTTTATTTACGTTTAGGATACTTTGCCTGTATTTAAAAAGTCACAAAGCCTTGATctcgagatttttttttctagcagTAACCCTAAACTCCTTATAGACTCCTCCTTCCAGACTGGTTCTAGGACGCGACGCACTTATCTGTGCCGCTATTGCGGATTGTGTGGGTCGTATACGATGGTAGCTACCCTATGGGTACACGTTTACCTCGAGCCTTTTTCACACACAGTGCATAAACCATTAGTTTTAGCCACCAGACCCTCGTCTAATGTCAACCCTTTCTAGTAAATCTAATCCGAGCCAGAAACACCACACAAAGTGTTAGTCGATTCATCAGTACACATCCCATATCACTTTCTAGACAAAGGAtccaaacacacatcacgcatataAATGCGTGCTCTGCTCATGCTCTGCATACGCTTTCGGGGATAACCCCGAAAGCGTATGCAGAAACGCAACCAGGGTACCTACTTTTCGTCcagttccgtcccatgatgtgatagggatcgagcctatcgccgtatcagacacaaattctagactccagctgatcctgagtagaaaaacccaaatattactttgcccgacccgggatgtgaacccagaacctcagagcgcggCCATTCCGTGCATGCAGTAAATCGACGCCATCGAGGCAGACAAAGGACAAGGTCAAGGGCAGACAAaggatatataataaataaaaaagattgatAAGGATAACAATATAATTGCTACAGCgaatacataaaatcattatttttaatgcgtCACCTAAATATGCGGCAGGTCATTTAAATATATgctttgtaacatttttattccaggCTAAGTAAAAATTCACCAGAGACGTTGTAGACGAGTGGAGATAGAGACAGTTCTCCACCTTCAACAGTATATGCAGTACCAGTCTTAGCAAACTTGTACAACTTAGCGACGGCTTGGCCAACCTGATCGGCTGTTTGCCAtattatgacttttctaaatttagtaaaaatatccaCTTGCTCGTCAACAACCATCTGTTGATCCGTCATTTGTGTATAGGTGAAACCAGGACACAATGCATACACCCTCACATTAGTACTCATGTAGTTCCATTCGTGGCCCAAGCCCACACTAAGTCCGTATATGGCatatttagttgttttataaaaccATAGGAATGGGTCTATAGAATACGCATCTATTGACGCTATATTCATGATAGTTCCACCCTTACCTCCGTGGTCTACTCTCATGGCATTATAGAACTTCTGTGACCACAAAGTTGTACCCACCGCGTTAGTGTAAATCGTCAACACCGGatcatattcatttattattcctGCGTTGTTTACCAAGAAGTTGACGTACCCATATCTCTCAAATATTTCATCAAACACCCAATCCAAGTCAATGGTGATATCGCCATGGATAAACCAAACCTTCTCCTCGCCATATTTGGATTTGAATTCGGTTTCTGTTACTAATCCTTGTGTTAGATTTTTATCGACAATTATCACAACTCTTACTTCTTCTTTTAACAGATGGTCAGCGATGGCGCGACCGATGCCTCTAGCAGCGCCAGTAACAACAGCAACTTTATCTTTTAGATCCACGTCTGATTCAGTCTTAACACTACTTATGGCTATTACCAAGATAATAGATGCAGGTATATGCATGGTTGGAACTAATTCAAATTACTTTGAGCTACCCACTAGGTGTTCCAACTATAAGTAAGTTTGAGTTACTGATAACATCACAATTTTATCAGGTATATAAAACAGGTATTTGCTACAATATAGttaagcatattttattaatgttataaatggaaaattttGTGATGTCTGGATATTGTTATAACTAAACAgaaaaaccgctgaacggatttagatggaATTTGGTATACAAAAAGACTATGAACTGGATTTACATAAACGCTACTAACTGAAAACAGTGGTACATAGTAATGATTTTTGCTGAGGAATAGTCGTTCACAAGGGGCGGAGCCGCTCCTTAGATAtagtaaattacataaataaagataatttttgaTGCCTGATACACCTACGGATTACGTATAAATTTTTTAGGATCATAAACCATTTTTACCACTcctcaaaattttattgttagcaAACATGAAAACAATATAGTATTCAATTTATGATATGTTTCAGCATCAAACCGGATATCGTAAACCGATGTAATTACTTTGCATTATGATATACAAAATCTAAAAGCTAAGCTTTCTGAGCGCAGTATGACACCAACTAGTGCTTGCATAAAATTCTTTTGTGCTGTACagttatttttaggttatattatGTCAATGTTGCATTCAaagatgtttaataaataataatatactgctATAGACTTTACTATGAAAAACTAATAGAGATAAAAAAATTcgtgttttaatttaacttgtTCAATCCCTAGGCCTATGTTTCCAAAGTCACATGCGATATATTATGGCAGGACTAATCGTAATGCAGCCCCCTGCTTCCTCAAAGCTCTGttgacaaaattaatttaaagtaaaatataggaTATAAGGAGGCCAGTGGTTATATCGTCGTTGTCatgaacatgatttttttgcTTACAATGACGCGATgtgcttgctgttcgcctgatggtaagcgacacgaccgctcATACACAGTAACACCAGCCTACACCCTGAATCACatagttttgtttggtattccactgcactcaccGTCCATGAGaggttaagttttattatgtccagtaattacactagttacacaacacaacaatgactgttacttggcgtcagaaatagacattgtggtggtattTACCGAGGCAGACTTtcaatgagagacctaccactagtgaaGTTGTTACAGCTATTCGTAAACACTACTAGAAGACGTGGAGAAGAGAAGTTTTAAAAGGAAGGATGTGATATCAATATCGGTAATTTGCTACcattggtaattatttttttaattaaaggttTTGGCATCCTGTAATGTTTTAGAAAGAAAAGTTGTGATGCGGGCGAAGCCCCGACTGGTTACTcgactataaaaaaattataaaaacatattagaaGCTTATCTTAAAACTTTAGATAATCTCCAGTGTATTACTTACCACAGTTCTGTCCAGCCCAGAAAGACATCAACATGAAGTTCGATAATTTTacgttacataaaaataaaaaactaatctCAATAatccatttatatttatttacaaaatccgattttttttaaacactgtCATCTAAAGATTATGTAATTCGTCAGCAGTAATCATCAAACTGTAAGGAGACACAGATAATTCCCCTCCTTCAATAGTGTACCCCACCCCGGTCTTTCCAGTCTTGTACAAGGTCACGGAAGCCTGTCCTACCACATCGGCAGTCTGCCACGGTAAGACCTCTCTGAACTTTGTAAATACATCCAATTGTTCATCAATTACCATTTGTTGGTCAGTCATGTCTGTGTACGTGAACCCAGGGCTTATAGCATAGACCCTCACTCCGCTTTTTTGGTAGTTAAATTCATGGCCCAAGCCCAAGGTATGGCCAAGTAAGGCAAACTTGGAAGTTTTATAGTACCAAAAGAATGGGTTTCTGAAGTAACTGACTACTGAAGCTACGTTCATTATGGTTCCTCCTTTTCCACCTTTGTCCTTTCTCATGAATTCAAAGAATTTCTCTGACCACAACATCGGAGCCAGAGTATTAGTATAAATCGTTCCAACCGGATCACTCTCGTCGAGTATTCCTGCGTTGTTCACTAGGATGTCTACGTAGTCGAATTTTTTGAAGATTATGTGCCAAACTTTATCTAAGTCAGTAGTAACATCTCCATGAATAAAAAACACCTTGTCCTCACCGTATAAGAATTTAAGGTTTTCCTCAGCGTTTAAACCTTCTGGTAGTTTTTTGTCGACGACCACTACAGCCTTTGCCCCATTTTTCAGATAATTGTCAGCGATAGCATACCCGATTCCTTTTGCTCCTCCAGTGACTACTGCGACTTTTCCGTTCAGATCATTTTCTGGTTCAGCCTGACTTGTCACTGCTAGGCAGAGTATTACACCTAACACgtacatagtataaaatatactcgCACTGATTGCTATAAGAGGTAAAGAATTATCTAGAAAAAGtgttaattctttttatatgcagagatttttgataatattaatgtgattgataatatagtttaaataaataagatgttGCTAGCACTTTAAGTTGATAAATTTGTACTGCCAgatactatttttcttttaaaatcctTTCAAAATTAGAATATCAACTTTGATACGTAATTAAAGAATGAGATGGCGGAAGTATGATTGTGTATCTAAACATTCTACTCAGCAACGTAATTTATAGTGCTGAATCAaaaactgatatattttgtttgtcccTCTTGctcgaatttattttttttctttacaagaCTACTTATTTTTTTCGAGAATGAAAAATAagcaatatgtttattttataggaagTGGCCAACTTCGGACAAGACCGTATACAATGCTGGAGAAATTATTCACTATGTTGCTTTGACTCAATCATTTAGTGCAATACCTAGAAAGCGGGAATcaacgttttaaaaaaattgtcgtactcattttttattgttttgttgtatgtacataattattttttgtttgttacgaAATATACAAATACGTTCACGCATTTTATACCCGAATGGGGTATGCAGCGGCGCAACTAACCTTCCTTCTTTAACCTTTGGTCTTTCCAAGTCCTacgaaaataaagtttttttttaataggctGTCTGAGTAGTAGCATGCTTAGTCTATCACTGTCAGGTAGCAGTATAGAATTCAAATTTTGAGGCCACTGCAGCCGGCGTGATTACGAgcaattatgaatattttagtcCTAATTCTGATATCTTTATGAGAAAATTGCCATACAAGTAACGGTTTGCAATAAAGATCAATGAGGCGTACTACTGTCTGTGTTCACAGGCAAGCGACTTGTCGCACacactttttatccccgaagggttaggcagaggcgtaaccagtgcacccactttccgctgtcTGTATctcgtcctatgatgtgatagggggcgagcctattgccatatcgggcacaaattcccgactccgagctgatatgagtacccaatatcactgcccgacccggggatcgatcCGATACCTCAGCACCGCAGTCGTATCATAATACAACGCTACCGAGCCAgacacttaaataaaaaaaagattgtgATCAAGGATATATTATCTTACTAGCTgtcccgacagacgttgtcccgtcttaactatgtatgcacgcgcgcattctgtcgatcgctagCAGTTATTTGAAACCActaacagttatgtaaaattaatattgtcgtttagttttcttaaattttctaataatccgcgcaatgttttgttttttttctttcataagaaccttctccaataataaacacaacaaaaataaaaatagtgaaatcgatccagccgttcacgcgtgatggcgtgacaaaGAGAAagagggattaatttttatatatataatatatatagattatgtactacgtatgtGATTTACTTATCGATATTCACGGAAAAAAAGGTCTTCACAGCTTAGTACTTTATATATCCGAATTTGTATCActggttatatttttatcagttcAATATGCAGCTCCAGGTTGATTTACTTGCAACACTCACATAAGATACCAATACGATTACAATCATTTAGCTAATTAGGTACGATAGAGTATCtgttaaaagtatattttgtcactAATGTAATGCATGATAAATCTACGTTTActgcttttaaaattatataaaattatagctgAATAGAGATCATGGACTCAGgaagtatttttaaacttaaatttgaAGCATTGTTCGAAACATTACGTTTTAAGTGCCGTTGACGTTCTCTTTTTGTACAAAATTGCGATATTATCAATATGGTTTTCGTAAAATtacgaattttgttttataatatttgttacataaacTCCGTGCCACGGTTTCCTAGTTCAATACTGGTCTGAGAAAATATCTGTGTTattcgcaaatatttattttgagtctTAATGCTGTGAGAATAAAAGTTCCTATCAGTTAATACTCCAATAAAATGATCAGCTCTCGTTTACAAAATCCAAACATTGACCAAATCACGTTTGTAAATCTTGAGATATGCTATTTAAAGGCAAGGTTACCATTGCACGGTCTGCGAACGCGAACTTATATTTGTTTAGCTTGTGCTAATCGAATATACACATATGTGAcatcatattatgtatgtgaCAAAATGTTTCCGTAATAAAAGTTCCGCTAAATGTTTTTCCGCGATAAAAAGTATATGCTTCGTAAGGTTTGAAATTATGtccttgccaaatttcatcgaaatcgatTTAGTGGTTCAGCTTTGAAAGCTTAACAATTAGTCCCCCCGTGAtaatgaaggctgcagtcttcgaaacgtcgggagaaaagtaaaatattaaaaccgccataaaattcgtaaaatagtttaatttaaaagcttAACAATCAGatagttactttcgcatttgtaattaCACCATCGCTACCTATACAAAAATCCCGTTCTACTCATGGACAcgggacatggtctatccgtgtgatAAATTGATTAACTGAGTCCCTAATATTCTGAtagatcaattattttttttggaaaattccTTTTAATGTTTCGTTAAGTAAtatcgtaaaattgttttacgcaTGTTGTGGTTGCCTTTAGTTTGAGttacaattagttttattattatattaatattatttaattaaataaatttcatccaaatcctttgAACTGTTACTGTGTTTACTCctaataaacattcaaacattttcacatattttggtaataaagtatggttatcaaattatataattttcacagCATCCTCAGTAATACCTTAGTC
This genomic window from Manduca sexta isolate Smith_Timp_Sample1 chromosome 12, JHU_Msex_v1.0, whole genome shotgun sequence contains:
- the LOC115451213 gene encoding 15-hydroxyprostaglandin dehydrogenase [NAD(+)]; translated protein: MHIPASIILVIAISSVKTESDVDLKDKVAVVTGAARGIGRAIADHLLKEEVRVVIIVDKNLTQGLVTETEFKSKYGEEKVWFIHGDITIDLDWVFDEIFERYGYVNFLVNNAGIINEYDPVLTIYTNAVGTTLWSQKFYNAMRVDHGGKGGTIMNIASIDAYSIDPFLWFYKTTKYAIYGLSVGLGHEWNYMSTNVRVYALCPGFTYTQMTDQQMVVDEQVDIFTKFRKVIIWQTADQVGQAVAKLYKFAKTGTAYTVEGGELSLSPLVYNVSGEFLLSLE
- the LOC115451226 gene encoding 15-hydroxyprostaglandin dehydrogenase [NAD(+)], whose amino-acid sequence is MYVLGVILCLAVTSQAEPENDLNGKVAVVTGGAKGIGYAIADNYLKNGAKAVVVVDKKLPEGLNAEENLKFLYGEDKVFFIHGDVTTDLDKVWHIIFKKFDYVDILVNNAGILDESDPVGTIYTNTLAPMLWSEKFFEFMRKDKGGKGGTIMNVASVVSYFRNPFFWYYKTSKFALLGHTLGLGHEFNYQKSGVRVYAISPGFTYTDMTDQQMVIDEQLDVFTKFREVLPWQTADVVGQASVTLYKTGKTGVGYTIEGGELSVSPYSLMITADELHNL